The Impatiens glandulifera chromosome 3, dImpGla2.1, whole genome shotgun sequence genome contains a region encoding:
- the LOC124930218 gene encoding 5'-3' exoribonuclease 3-like translates to MGVPAFYKWLAEKFPMVIVDIIEEEPVEIDGVKIPVDTSKPNPNKIEYDNLYLDMNGIIHPCFHPEDRPSPTTFDEVFKCVFDYIDRLFVMVRPRKLLYMAIDGVAPRAKMNQQRSRRFRSAKDAAEAAAEEDRLREMFEMEGRKLPPKQESQLIDSNVITPGTEFMAVLSIALQYYIHLRLNNDPGWKSIKVVLSDANVPGEGEHKIMTYIRQQRNLSGYDPNTCHCMYGLDADLIMLGLATHEVHFSILREVVFTPGQQDKCFLCGQIGHFAAACEGKSKKKEGKFDEKGAIIVPKKPFQFLHIWILREYLAYEMRIPNPPFDIDVECMIDDFIFMCFFVGNDFLPHMATLDIREGAINLLIDVYKKEFRSMNGYLTDGSKPNLRRVEHFIQAVGAYEDKIFQKRAQVHQRQAERIKRDKSQGKIRDNVYPQVRPEGIVPVAPFHGSRLASGPIPSPYQQMSSSDSHSVPSMSVSNENNNGRILDGLSVHANQKNQSEISTDEQSYTRASKAPRTSSAATVGAAIMEAENTLEEEIRENKEELKTKLKELLREKSDTFNSENVEEDKIKLGESGWKERYYEEKFSALTTEQLQNIRNDVVLKYTEGLCWVMHYYYEGVCSWQWFYPYHYAPFASDLKDLGELNISFEKGTPFRPFNQLLGVFPAASAHALPQQYRKLMTDPNSTILDFYPIDFAVDMNGKRFAWQGIAKLPFIDEERLLTEVAKVEHTLSEEEVRRNSIMCNMLFVALSNPLSACILSLDARCKQLSDKKRVEIKEKLDPKTSGGMNGYISLCNGEPCPRIFRSPVKGLMDIADNQVICAIYSLPDPHKHITRPPPDVKYPAKIVTFGDVKANGPLWHEDNRKPWEKNNSRQEGPGSGYNNNNNGYGNRKNHGGNFRGNQQKGHYHQQHSRGGYGSKSSHNGNK, encoded by the exons ATGGGAGTTCCGGCATTCTACAAATGGTTGGCGGAGAAATTTCCGATGGTTATAGTGGATATCATTGAGGAAGAACCTGTTGAAATTGATGGAGTCAAGATTCCGGTCGATACAAGCAAGCCTAACCCCAACAAAATCGAGTATGATAACTTGTATCTCGACATGAATGGGATTATTCACCCTTGTTTTCACCCGGAGGACCGG CCTTCTCCTACAACTTTTGATGAGGTGTTCAAATGTGTATTTGATTATATTGATAGACTTTTTGTTATGGTGCGCCCACGGAAGCTTCTATACATGGCTATTG ATGGAGTTGCTCCAAGAGCAAAGATGAATCAGCAGCGGTCTAGACGTTTTAGATCTGCAAAAGATGCAGCTGAAGCT GCAGCTGAAGAAGATAGACTTCGGGAAATGTTTGAGATGGAAGGTCGGAAGCTTCCTCCAAAGCAGGAATCTCAACTAATTGATTCCAATGTTATCACCCCTGGAACTGAATTTATGGCTGTTTTATCAATTGCCCTACAGTACTATATCCATCTTAGATTGAATAATGATCCAGGATGGAAATCTATCAAG GTTGTACTTTCTGATGCCAATGTTCCTGGTGAAGGGGAGCACAAAATTATGACTTACATTCGTCAACAAAGAAACCTATCTGGATATGATCCAAATACATGTCACTGTATGTATGGTTTG GATGCAGATCTAATTATGTTGGGTTTAGCTACTCATGAAGTTCATTTTTCAATTCTAAGAGAG GTTGTATTTACTCCTGGACAACAAGACAAATGTTTCCTTTGTGGTCAAATTGGTCATTTTGCAGCTGCTTGTGAAGGTAAGTCAAAGAAAAAGGAAGGCAAGTTTGATGAGAAGGGTGCGATTATTGTACCCAAAAAGCCTTTCCAG TTTCTCCACATCTGGATTCTTAGAGAATATTTGGCGTATGAAATGAGGATTCCGAATCCTCCTTTTGACATTGATGTTGAATGCATGATTGATGATTTCATCTTCATGTGTTTCTTTGTTGGGAATGATTTTTTACCTCATATGGCCACACTGGACATCCGAGAG GGTGCAATCAATTTGCTAATAGATGTATATAAGAAAGAATTTAGGTCAATGAATGGGTATTTGACTGATGGGAGCAAG CCAAATTTAAGGAGGGTGGAGCATTTCATTCAGGCAGTGGGGGCATATGAGGATAAAATCTTTCAGAAAAGAGCTCAAGTGCACCAG AGGCAAGCTGAAAGGATCAAACGTGACAAGTCACAAGGAAAAATAAGAGATAATGTCTACCCACAAGTTAGACCTGAGGGGATTGTTCCTGTTGCTCCATTTCATGGTTCTCGCCTAGCATCAGGCCCTATACCATCTCCATACCAGCAGATGTCTTCTTCTGATTCTCACTCAGTGCCTTCAATGTCTGTTAGCAATGAAAACAACAATGGGAGAATCTTAGATGGTTTATCTGTACATGCAAATCAAAAGAATCAGTCTGAGATTTCTACTGACGAACAATCTTATACTCGGGCTTCAAAAGCTCCACGCACGTCTTCTGCAGCTACCGTTGGTGCTGCCATTATGGAAGCAGAAAACACTCTTGAAGAAGAG ATACGTGAAAACAAAGAAGAACTTAAGACGAAGTTGAAGGAGTTACTTCGTGAAAAGTCGGATACCTTCAATTctgagaatgtggaggaagacAAG aTCAAATTGGGAGAGTCAGGTTGGAAAGAGAGGTACTATGAAGAGAAGTTTTCAGCATTGACCACTGAACAACTTCAAAACATAAGAAATGATGTT GTTTTGAAATACACGGAAGGCCTGTGTTGGGTTATGCACTATTACTATGAAGGGGTTTGTTCTTGGCAGTG GTTTTACCCTTATCATTATGCACCATTCGCATCTGATCTCAAGGATCTTGGAGAATTGAATATAAGTTTTGAAAAAGGAACTCCATTTAGACCATTTAATCAGCTTTTGGGGGTCTTTCCTGCTGCAAG TGCTCATGCACTTCCTCAGCAATACAGGAAATTGATGACTGATCCAAACTCAACTATACTTGATTTTTATCCTATTG ATTTTGCAGTAGACATGAATGGAAAGCGGTTTGCTTGGCAG GGTATTGCCAAGTTGCCTTTTATTGATGAAGAACGCCTTCTTACTGAAGTTGCAAAAGTTGAACACACTTTATCG GAAGAGGAGGTGCGAAGAAATAGCATCATGTGTAACATGCTCTTTGTGGCATTATCTAACCCTCTTTCTGCATGCATACTTTCTCTTGATGCGCGATGCAAACAATTGTCAGACAAAAAACGTGTTGAAATAAAAGAGAAACTTGATCCAAAGACGAG TGGTGGGATGAATGGTTATATCTCGCTTTGTAATGGAGAACCCTGCCCGCGTATTTTCAGATCACCTGTGAAAGGATTGATGGATATTGCGGACAACCAAGTAAT ATGTGCTATATACAGTCTTCCAGATCCACATAAACACATTACTCGACCACCTCCAGATGTTAAATATCCGGCAAAG